The Moorella glycerini genomic interval TGCCTGCTGACCCCCTCCGAAGTGTGCACTACTTCACTGGTCTCCGTACCTATGGTGTTCAGGAGAGCCCTTATCTTATCCGATGAAGCCCTGGACTGCTCGGCGAGCTTTCTTACCTCGTCCGCCACTACCGCGAAGCCCCGGCACCTGGTAATATCTTGCCACATTTTGGTGAGTTTTGTCAATACGATCTCCTCAAACATCGGTTTCCGTCCGGTTGCGACCGTGGGATTTGGCCGTGTAGAGGGCTTTATCAGCTCTGGCGATAACTTCCTCCAGCGTCTCATTATCCCTAGCCCGGGCAATACCTGAGCTTACGGTGGCGCGGATGACAATTTGGGAGGTGATAGGAAACGAATATGCCTCTACTTCTCGACGTAAGCGCTCGGCCACAGCTCTGGCTCGAACCTCGTCCGTATTCCATAGGGCTACGATGAACTCTTCGCCTCCAAATCTACCGGCAACATCATAACTCGAGCGAACGGTCTTGAGGATTAATCCTGCTAGCTCCTTAAGCACCATATCTCCGGCCTGGTGGCCGTAGGTATCGTTTATTTTTTTAAAATGATCTATGTCGATCATTATGAGGCTAAGTGGGAGGGCCTGCTTACGACTTTCCTCCAGCATGGTTTCTATCAACAGGTTAGCGGCTCTCCGGTTAAGCAGACCGGTTAGAGGATCGGTTGTAGCCAAACGCTCCAGGCGCAGCTTATCTTGATAGAGGTGTAAGTAAAGGTTGGACAGCGGCTCGCGGATACACTTGTCCAATATACCGTAGAAGAGAAGAAAATAGCTCCATAGCTTAAATATGTGACCCAGAAAATTGGCCAGGTCGTAAACATTTACATAAAGGGTGAAGCAAAACTCACTGATTATAGTCACAAGGATAGAGTAAGATAGGTATTGCACTATAACTCGGGGTAGTAAGGGTTGCCCCTTGCGTATGCGGTACAGTGCCGTAAGGAGTAGAGCGATTATCGCATATTCAGCGGCAACCTTAAAAGTTGTAAGGCCGCTTCCTTCCAGATAGCATACAGGGAAAACTTTCCACCAGAATATGGTGAGCAGAACGAAAACGCCATAAGAAGCAAAGAACAGTGATAGGACATGTCGAGTTTTGGCTGTGCGCACGAGGGGAGCAGTCAAAAGGACCGTCGCTTCCAGAAACCTTCCTGCTATCCATAACTGCGTGGCCAGATTGGCTCCGGTCTCCGCAAATATGCCCATACCCTTATAGGCGATAGTATGTATCAAATCCAATAACCCCACAAAGGCGTATCCTACACCTATAACGCTGGGAAACAAGTTATACTCCTGTTCCCTGGTGAGCCAGGAGAGGGCAAAGATAAGTCCTGCCACCACCACACTGAATAGCTCAACAAGGGCATGAAAAAGGAGGTAATTCGCGCAGGAGATTAAGTATAGTCCAGCTGTTAGAACTATCATCGCTAACCAGAACACTTGATCCTCTCCTCACCAGGCCGGGGCCAGAATCTACCAAGCCGGGTAATTACAGCTTCTTCTGGCCTCGCCCTGATGTTCAGGAACATATTTACTTACCTACCACCGCTTTGATTATACTTTATCATATTAGTGGTGGTCGTGCAGGATTAAATTATACTTAACCCGCGACCCCTCCCCATTTCTCCGCTTTTACTCCACATCCACTCCGCTTATGTGCCTATTTTCACAATTAAGTACAGTTAAACTCAAGCCCCCTCCTGGCGAGGGGGCTTTTTGAGATCCTTACTCATCCTTTTCCCTTCTGGCTTCCTGGATAATCTTTTCGGCAATGCTGGCCGGGACTTCTTCGTACTGGGCGAAGTCCATTTTAAAGTGGCCACGGCCCTGGGTGATGGACTTCAGGTCGATGGCGTAGCGGTACATTTCGGCCAGGGGTACCTGGGCGCGGATGATTTGATTTTTACCCTGGGGTTCCATTCCCAGGATCCGTCCCCGGCGGCCGTTTAAATCGCCCATAATGTCGCCCATGAACTGTTCGGGTACGGTAATTTCTACGTTCATAATGGGCTCCAGCAGCACCGGCTTGGCCTGTTCTACGGCCTTGCGGAAGGCTATCCCGGCGGCAATCTTGAAGGCCATTTCTGAGGAGTCTACCGTATGATAAGAACCGTCGGCCAGGTTAACCTTAATATTGGTTACCGGGTAGCCGGCCAGGATCCCTTCCTGCATGGCTTCCCGGATGCCCTTCTCCACGGCCGGAATATACTGCCGCGGGACGGCACCGCCGAAGATGGTTTCGGTAAACTCAAATTCCTTGTCCGGCAGGGGGGCCATGTCGATAAAGACATGACCGTACTGGCCGTGACCGCCGGTTTGTTTCTTGTGCTTGCCTTCCACCCGGTTAACACTGGCGCGAATGGTTTCCCGGTAGGGTACCCTGGGAGTACTCATTTCTACTTCCACGCCGAATTTCCGCTGCAGGCGCTCCAGGGTAATGTCCAGGTGGGACTCACCCATGCCGGTGAGAATGGTTTCCCTGGTCTCGGTATTTTTACTCAGGCGCAGGGTCGGGTCTTCTTCCAGTAGCCTTGCCAGGGCATTGCTGAGCTTATCTTCATCGCCTTTACTTTTAGGCCGGATGGCCACGGGAAGGGTCGGTTCGGGGAAGTTGATTCCTTCCAGTTTGACCGGGCTGGCCTTGCTGGTAAGGGTATCGCCGGTAGTGGTAACCTGCAATTTGGCAATGGCCCCCATGTCCCCCGGCCGCATTTCGGTAACGGCAACCTGAGTTTTACCCTGGAGGGCAAAAAGCTGGCCGATTTTTTCTTCACTTTCCCGGTTGGCGTTGTAAACACTGGAGTCCGATTTCAGAATGCCGCTGTAGACCCGGAACATGCTTAACCTGCCGACATAGGGATCGGCCAGGGTCTTGAATACCAGGACGGCCAGGCTTTCCTTTTCCAGTTCGGTGGCTGTTTTACCGGCCACATCCACAGGTGAGGGTAAATAATTAACAATATAATCCAGCAACGGTTTAACGGCCATATTTTTCAGGGCCGAACCGCAGAGGACAGGGACAACTTTGCCTTCGGCAATGGCTTTTTTGAGGCCAATTCGTACCTCTTCCGGGGTGAGTTCCTCGCCTTCCAGGTATTTCATTAAAAGTTCATCATCGCCTTCGGCAGCAGCCTCGACCAGGGCTTCTCGTAAAGACGCAACTTCACCGGCGTATTCAGCCGGGACAGGGCCCTCCTTTTCATTACCGTTACTGTCATAGGTGTAGGCCTTCTGATTGAGAATATCAATGACACCGGTAAAGGTTTCGGCAGCTCCTATGGGCAGCTGGACGGGGACAATACGACCGCTCAAACGTTCCCGCATGGAGTCTACGGCCTTCTGGAAATTGGCGTTTTCCCGGTCCATTTTATTAACATAGGCCAGCCGCGGCAGGTGTCGGGCCTCGGCTTCTTCCCA includes:
- the fusA gene encoding elongation factor G, translated to MKVYPSTHIRNVGIVAHGGAGKTSLTEALLYNAGATKRLGRVDEGNTVTDYHPEEIKRKVTINTSLAFAEWQDHKINILDTPGYSDFFGDVVSALRVVDSVLVVVSAVAGVEVQTEVVWEEAEARHLPRLAYVNKMDRENANFQKAVDSMRERLSGRIVPVQLPIGAAETFTGVIDILNQKAYTYDSNGNEKEGPVPAEYAGEVASLREALVEAAAEGDDELLMKYLEGEELTPEEVRIGLKKAIAEGKVVPVLCGSALKNMAVKPLLDYIVNYLPSPVDVAGKTATELEKESLAVLVFKTLADPYVGRLSMFRVYSGILKSDSSVYNANRESEEKIGQLFALQGKTQVAVTEMRPGDMGAIAKLQVTTTGDTLTSKASPVKLEGINFPEPTLPVAIRPKSKGDEDKLSNALARLLEEDPTLRLSKNTETRETILTGMGESHLDITLERLQRKFGVEVEMSTPRVPYRETIRASVNRVEGKHKKQTGGHGQYGHVFIDMAPLPDKEFEFTETIFGGAVPRQYIPAVEKGIREAMQEGILAGYPVTNIKVNLADGSYHTVDSSEMAFKIAAGIAFRKAVEQAKPVLLEPIMNVEITVPEQFMGDIMGDLNGRRGRILGMEPQGKNQIIRAQVPLAEMYRYAIDLKSITQGRGHFKMDFAQYEEVPASIAEKIIQEARREKDE
- a CDS encoding sensor domain-containing diguanylate cyclase — encoded protein: MFWLAMIVLTAGLYLISCANYLLFHALVELFSVVVAGLIFALSWLTREQEYNLFPSVIGVGYAFVGLLDLIHTIAYKGMGIFAETGANLATQLWIAGRFLEATVLLTAPLVRTAKTRHVLSLFFASYGVFVLLTIFWWKVFPVCYLEGSGLTTFKVAAEYAIIALLLTALYRIRKGQPLLPRVIVQYLSYSILVTIISEFCFTLYVNVYDLANFLGHIFKLWSYFLLFYGILDKCIREPLSNLYLHLYQDKLRLERLATTDPLTGLLNRRAANLLIETMLEESRKQALPLSLIMIDIDHFKKINDTYGHQAGDMVLKELAGLILKTVRSSYDVAGRFGGEEFIVALWNTDEVRARAVAERLRREVEAYSFPITSQIVIRATVSSGIARARDNETLEEVIARADKALYTAKSHGRNRTETDV